A stretch of Miscanthus floridulus cultivar M001 chromosome 13, ASM1932011v1, whole genome shotgun sequence DNA encodes these proteins:
- the LOC136501796 gene encoding uncharacterized protein isoform X2, whose amino-acid sequence MILIPWSRSYRSKIIRCQTEVAIDIGIHPVHACYQHCLEPLLSSYCKIKTCTFNTRRGTCRVVGLALKVQSIPSDGSVALQYDDHTDVSMEAFPVTMRTYLLAQAPEFRNDPSPHDSPASPDSFDTECGVDPEVLQEAYEEQRRANQELENAWANSLGAALYSSASSSGPSDISDDGWESERSWHLRYGQ is encoded by the exons ATGATCCTTATCCCTTGGTCAAGGAGCTATCGCAGCAAGATCATCCGTTGTCAAACTGAGGTGGCTATAGACATTGGTATCCACCCTGTTCATGCATGCTATCAACACTGCCTGGAGCCACTGCTTTCATCATACTGTAAGATCAAGACCTGTACCTTCAACACGCGCAGAGGCACATGCCGTGTTGTTGGTCTTGCACTTAAAGTGCAGTCCATCCCATCTGATGGCAGCGTTGCTCTCCAGTACGATGATCATACCGATGTATCCATGGAGGCCTTCCCTGTTACAATGAGGACCTATCTTCTTGCACAGGCGCCAGAATTCAGGAATGATCCTTCGCCTCATGATTCACCTGCGTCCCCAGATTCGTTTGACACAG AATGTGGCGTGGATCCAGAGGTCCTTCAAGAGGCTTACGAGGAGCAGCGCAGAG CTAATCAAGAGCTAGAGAATGCATGGGCCAATTCGCTTGGCGCTGCGCTATATAGTTCAG CTTCTTCCTCAGGCCCCTCAGATATCAGCGATGATGGTTGGGAGTCTGAACGCAGCTGGCACCTGCGTTATGGACAGTAG
- the LOC136501796 gene encoding uncharacterized protein isoform X3 gives MILIPWSRSYRSKIIRCQTEVAIDIGIHPVHACYQHCLEPLLSSYCKIKTCTFNTRRGTCRVVGLALKVQSIPSDGSVALQYDDHTDVSMEAFPVTMRTYLLAQAPEFRNDPSPHDSPASPDSFDTAIECGVDPEVLQEAYEEQRRANQELENAWANSLGAALYSSGPSDISDDGWESERSWHLRYGQ, from the exons ATGATCCTTATCCCTTGGTCAAGGAGCTATCGCAGCAAGATCATCCGTTGTCAAACTGAGGTGGCTATAGACATTGGTATCCACCCTGTTCATGCATGCTATCAACACTGCCTGGAGCCACTGCTTTCATCATACTGTAAGATCAAGACCTGTACCTTCAACACGCGCAGAGGCACATGCCGTGTTGTTGGTCTTGCACTTAAAGTGCAGTCCATCCCATCTGATGGCAGCGTTGCTCTCCAGTACGATGATCATACCGATGTATCCATGGAGGCCTTCCCTGTTACAATGAGGACCTATCTTCTTGCACAGGCGCCAGAATTCAGGAATGATCCTTCGCCTCATGATTCACCTGCGTCCCCAGATTCGTTTGACACAG CTATAGAATGTGGCGTGGATCCAGAGGTCCTTCAAGAGGCTTACGAGGAGCAGCGCAGAG CTAATCAAGAGCTAGAGAATGCATGGGCCAATTCGCTTGGCGCTGCGCTATATAGTTCAG GCCCCTCAGATATCAGCGATGATGGTTGGGAGTCTGAACGCAGCTGGCACCTGCGTTATGGACAGTAG
- the LOC136501796 gene encoding uncharacterized protein isoform X1, with the protein MILIPWSRSYRSKIIRCQTEVAIDIGIHPVHACYQHCLEPLLSSYCKIKTCTFNTRRGTCRVVGLALKVQSIPSDGSVALQYDDHTDVSMEAFPVTMRTYLLAQAPEFRNDPSPHDSPASPDSFDTAIECGVDPEVLQEAYEEQRRANQELENAWANSLGAALYSSASSSGPSDISDDGWESERSWHLRYGQ; encoded by the exons ATGATCCTTATCCCTTGGTCAAGGAGCTATCGCAGCAAGATCATCCGTTGTCAAACTGAGGTGGCTATAGACATTGGTATCCACCCTGTTCATGCATGCTATCAACACTGCCTGGAGCCACTGCTTTCATCATACTGTAAGATCAAGACCTGTACCTTCAACACGCGCAGAGGCACATGCCGTGTTGTTGGTCTTGCACTTAAAGTGCAGTCCATCCCATCTGATGGCAGCGTTGCTCTCCAGTACGATGATCATACCGATGTATCCATGGAGGCCTTCCCTGTTACAATGAGGACCTATCTTCTTGCACAGGCGCCAGAATTCAGGAATGATCCTTCGCCTCATGATTCACCTGCGTCCCCAGATTCGTTTGACACAG CTATAGAATGTGGCGTGGATCCAGAGGTCCTTCAAGAGGCTTACGAGGAGCAGCGCAGAG CTAATCAAGAGCTAGAGAATGCATGGGCCAATTCGCTTGGCGCTGCGCTATATAGTTCAG CTTCTTCCTCAGGCCCCTCAGATATCAGCGATGATGGTTGGGAGTCTGAACGCAGCTGGCACCTGCGTTATGGACAGTAG
- the LOC136501796 gene encoding uncharacterized protein isoform X5, with translation MAMAYQRTAANLGTAPEFRNDPSPHDSPASPDSFDTECGVDPEVLQEAYEEQRRANQELENAWANSLGAALYSSASSSGPSDISDDGWESERSWHLRYGQ, from the exons ATGGCGATGGCCTACCAGCGGACAGCAGCAAACCTTGGCACG GCGCCAGAATTCAGGAATGATCCTTCGCCTCATGATTCACCTGCGTCCCCAGATTCGTTTGACACAG AATGTGGCGTGGATCCAGAGGTCCTTCAAGAGGCTTACGAGGAGCAGCGCAGAG CTAATCAAGAGCTAGAGAATGCATGGGCCAATTCGCTTGGCGCTGCGCTATATAGTTCAG CTTCTTCCTCAGGCCCCTCAGATATCAGCGATGATGGTTGGGAGTCTGAACGCAGCTGGCACCTGCGTTATGGACAGTAG
- the LOC136501796 gene encoding uncharacterized protein isoform X4, whose product MAMAYQRTAANLGTAPEFRNDPSPHDSPASPDSFDTAIECGVDPEVLQEAYEEQRRANQELENAWANSLGAALYSSASSSGPSDISDDGWESERSWHLRYGQ is encoded by the exons ATGGCGATGGCCTACCAGCGGACAGCAGCAAACCTTGGCACG GCGCCAGAATTCAGGAATGATCCTTCGCCTCATGATTCACCTGCGTCCCCAGATTCGTTTGACACAG CTATAGAATGTGGCGTGGATCCAGAGGTCCTTCAAGAGGCTTACGAGGAGCAGCGCAGAG CTAATCAAGAGCTAGAGAATGCATGGGCCAATTCGCTTGGCGCTGCGCTATATAGTTCAG CTTCTTCCTCAGGCCCCTCAGATATCAGCGATGATGGTTGGGAGTCTGAACGCAGCTGGCACCTGCGTTATGGACAGTAG
- the LOC136499751 gene encoding uncharacterized protein — protein MVEFTCHTQISAAREDVAGFPLYAYRLTPIDELKACAGDTTRDFVDTIGVLTEVSDAHMVQLPNKPQPTLTRHVILRDARSVYRYSKIKVSLWGERSAAFNANQVPNPVDGKPVVVLLVGDNYYLSCNTAARWYFNPDIAEARQFYSSRKVSCTLLPNLKQRLLQLNEMDPYDFSDDGFRCTVAVGRLVPNASWWFASCTRCSKSCGADGGGYRCNSCSSMSFRFKYKLCFVAMDGTDEAEMICFGDVARHIVGKPVQQVLRMATPANQLPADIAKIVSRRFTFRDPVAAPAVSGSPPADDGTGKAVGDEVQDTPPPTLSAIDTPPPPKEQQDKALQDDPHAAARRKLTFEDIPGQVH, from the exons ATGGTTGAGTTCACATGCCACACCCAGATCTCTGCTGCAAGAGAGGACGTGGCTGGCTTCCCTTTGTATGCGTACAGGTTGACACCAATCGATGAGCTCAAAGCGTGTGCTGGTGACACCACCAGGGACTTTGTTG ATACCATTGGAGTGCTCACTGAGGTGTCCGATGCTCACATGGTGCAGCTGCCTAACAAACCCCAGCCTACGCTCACCAGACATGTCATTCTTAGAGATGCCAG GAGTGTATACAGGTACTCTAAGATCAAGGTCAGCTTATGGGGAGAGCGTTCTGCTGCCTTTAATGCGAATCAGGTGCCTAATCCAGTGGATGGAAAACCAGTTGTTGTATTGCTTGTTGGAG ACAACTACTACCTTAGTTGCAACACTGCTGCCAGATGGTATTTCAATCCTGACATTGCAGAGGCTAGGCAGTTTTACAGCAG CCGGAAGGTCAGCTGCACACTCCTTCCCAACTTGAAGCAAAGACTCCTACAGCTGAATGAAATGGACCCATATGACTTTTCG GACGATGGCTTTCGCTGCACTGTTGCGGTTGGTCGCTTGGTTCCAAATGCATCATGGTGGTTTGCATCTTGCACTAGGTGCAGCAAGTCCTGTGGTGCAGATGGCGGTGGCTACAGATGCAATTCCTGTTCATCCATGTCTTTTAGGTTCAA ATACAAGCTCTGTTTCGTTGCCATGGATGGCACCGATGAGGCTGAAATGATTTGCTTTGGTGATGTGGCCCGTCACATTGTTGGCAAACCAGTTCAGCAAGTCCTGAGGATGGCCACGCCTGCTAATCAACTGCCAGCTGACATCGCTAAGATTGTTTCGCGGAGGTTCACCTTT CGCGATCCTGTTGCTGCTCCTGCGGTCAGTGGAAGTCCTCCTGCAGATGATGGTACTGGAAAGGCTGTTGGTGACGAAGTGCAGGAT ACTCCGCCTCCGACGCTCAGTGCTATTGATACACCACCTCCTCCAAAGGAACAACAAGA CAAAGCTCTACAGGACGACCCGCATGCTGCTGCTCGCAGGAAGCTTACGTTTGAGGACATCCCTGGGCAG GTACACTAG